One Sanguibacter sp. HDW7 DNA window includes the following coding sequences:
- the flhA gene encoding flagellar biosynthesis protein FlhA: MKKVGPLAVPVGIVGIVLMLVVPLPAALIDVLIVVNIAGSLMILLISMYVKKPLDFSIFPSIILVATLFRLGLNVASTRLVLRDGYAGEVISAFGHFVIGGSLVIGMVIFLILVVIQFVVITNGAGRVAEVGARFTLDAMPGKQMAIDADLNAGLITEDEARRRRAEVSAEADFHGAMDGGSKFVKGDAIAGIIITVINLVGGFAIGMAQRGMSAGEALETYSLLTIGDGLVTQIPALLLSVSTGLIVTRSASDSDLGTATGAQLSQSSTAMLIAGSASIGLALLPGMPKLPFLGVGIVLVLASRRIRGRDAAREAAAELEAGAGQAEPQRDATEQILEEMRVHALEVRLAPDLVDLVRPGASDDLLGRIRSLRRSIALDLGIVVPPVRTRDSVELPPATYSVLVAGVEVGTGVLPPGRVLALGDDLGSLPGEPVREPVFGLDGRWVPTESRFSAEMMGATVVDRVSVLATHLSDIVVQHADRLLTREDVRVLTESLKQVSPAVVDELVPGLLPLGEVQRVLAGLLVEGVSVRDLGRIFEALTTRARVSTDPEGLVEAARRALAPAITAQRTVQGVVPVLTIEPVLEHGLLEALRAGEGGTQIAFDPDRLAAFCERVRDLRVAGAAQGREPVLVCAPALRPALSRLVRSQLGDVPVMSYAEVTGTVQRIEPVGVVNDVPAVAA, translated from the coding sequence ATGAAGAAGGTGGGACCCCTCGCCGTGCCCGTGGGGATCGTCGGCATCGTCCTCATGCTCGTCGTGCCGCTGCCCGCGGCGCTCATCGACGTGCTCATCGTCGTGAACATCGCGGGGTCGCTCATGATCCTGCTCATCAGCATGTACGTGAAGAAGCCGCTGGACTTCTCGATCTTCCCGTCGATCATCCTCGTCGCGACGCTGTTCAGACTGGGTCTCAACGTCGCCTCGACGCGCCTCGTGCTGCGCGACGGCTATGCGGGCGAGGTCATCAGCGCGTTCGGTCACTTCGTCATCGGTGGTTCGCTCGTCATCGGCATGGTGATCTTCCTCATCCTCGTCGTCATCCAGTTCGTCGTCATCACGAACGGTGCGGGGCGTGTGGCGGAGGTCGGGGCGCGCTTCACGCTCGATGCGATGCCGGGCAAGCAGATGGCGATCGACGCCGACCTCAACGCTGGTCTCATCACGGAGGACGAGGCGCGACGCCGTCGTGCGGAGGTGTCGGCCGAGGCCGACTTCCACGGTGCGATGGACGGTGGCTCGAAGTTCGTCAAGGGCGACGCGATCGCGGGCATCATCATCACGGTCATCAACCTCGTCGGCGGCTTCGCGATCGGCATGGCCCAGCGAGGAATGAGCGCGGGCGAGGCTCTCGAGACATACTCGCTGCTGACGATCGGCGACGGTCTCGTCACGCAGATCCCGGCGCTGCTGCTGTCGGTGTCGACCGGCCTCATCGTCACTCGTTCCGCGAGCGACTCCGACCTCGGGACGGCGACGGGCGCGCAGCTCTCGCAGTCGAGCACCGCGATGCTCATCGCGGGCAGCGCGTCGATCGGCCTCGCTCTCCTGCCGGGCATGCCGAAGCTGCCGTTCCTCGGCGTCGGCATCGTCCTCGTCCTCGCGAGCCGGCGCATCCGGGGTCGTGACGCCGCGCGTGAGGCCGCGGCCGAGCTCGAGGCGGGGGCCGGCCAGGCCGAGCCGCAGCGCGACGCGACCGAGCAGATCCTCGAGGAGATGCGTGTGCACGCGCTCGAGGTACGTCTCGCGCCCGACCTCGTCGACCTCGTGCGTCCGGGGGCGAGCGACGACCTGCTCGGCCGGATCCGCTCGTTGCGCCGGTCGATCGCTCTCGACCTCGGAATCGTCGTGCCGCCTGTGCGGACGCGCGACTCGGTCGAGCTGCCGCCGGCGACGTACTCGGTGCTCGTCGCGGGCGTCGAGGTCGGGACGGGCGTCCTTCCGCCCGGGCGTGTCCTTGCGCTCGGTGACGATCTGGGCTCGCTCCCGGGCGAGCCGGTCCGTGAGCCCGTGTTCGGGCTCGACGGCCGTTGGGTGCCGACCGAGTCGCGGTTCTCCGCGGAGATGATGGGGGCCACGGTGGTGGACCGGGTCTCGGTCCTCGCGACGCACCTCTCGGACATCGTCGTCCAGCACGCGGACCGGCTGCTCACGCGCGAGGACGTGCGCGTCCTCACGGAGAGCCTCAAGCAGGTCAGCCCGGCGGTCGTCGACGAGCTCGTGCCGGGCCTGCTTCCGCTCGGCGAGGTCCAGCGCGTCCTCGCAGGCCTGCTCGTTGAGGGCGTCTCGGTGCGGGACCTCGGCAGGATCTTCGAGGCGCTGACGACGCGGGCTCGCGTCTCGACGGACCCCGAGGGGCTCGTCGAGGCGGCGCGGCGTGCTCTGGCGCCGGCGATCACGGCGCAGCGCACCGTGCAGGGTGTCGTGCCGGTCCTCACGATCGAGCCGGTGCTCGAGCACGGGCTGCTCGAGGCGCTGCGGGCGGGCGAGGGCGGCACGCAGATCGCGTTCGACCCGGACCGGCTCGCGGCGTTCTGCGAGCGGGTGCGAGACCTGCGCGTGGCGGGGGCGGCCCAGGGCCGGGAGCCCGTGCTCGTGTGCGCGCCCGCGCTGCGCCCGGCGCTGTCGCGCCTCGTGCGTTCGCAGCTGGGCGACGTCCCTGTCATGTCGTACGCCGAGGTGACGGGCACGGTGCAGCGGATCGAGCCTGTCGGGGTGGTGAACGATGTCCCGGCGGTTGCTGCTTGA
- a CDS encoding flagellar biosynthesis protein FlhB: MADAPGGGEKTEKATPQRMKKLRKDGALQRSQDLSAWLGVGAAAIMLPGVVASGRAAGEAQLATLDDVISDPSPERALAALTDGLGSVLGTLTPVLVVVVLAAVVANVAQGGLHVSTKKLKPSFKQLNVVQGLKRVFSVQSLWQGLKALLKTVVVGLVLWQAVGSIVPQLTAAGGHSLMSLLGIAGGAVRALVVGAVAAGLGLAVLDLVVVVRKNRKQSRMSRQEIKEEHKQSEGDPLLKGQIRSRQLAMSRNRMIADVAGADVVVVNPTHVAVALRYEPGTGAPRLVAAGKGALAARIREAGESHRVPLVHDVPLARVIYASCRVGEEIPTELFTAVAQVLAFVMALKQRGAGQGHHTMPKTTAVPAMSRADRLRSRREGQRRAREPRTSQPSPPPADGASVSRATDDPQESVR, from the coding sequence GTGGCCGACGCGCCCGGGGGCGGGGAGAAGACCGAGAAGGCCACCCCGCAACGGATGAAGAAGCTCCGCAAGGACGGGGCCCTCCAGCGCAGCCAGGACCTCTCGGCGTGGCTAGGCGTGGGTGCCGCCGCGATCATGCTGCCGGGCGTCGTCGCCTCGGGCCGGGCAGCCGGCGAGGCACAGCTCGCGACGCTCGACGACGTCATCTCCGACCCGTCCCCCGAGCGTGCGCTCGCGGCCCTCACGGACGGACTGGGCTCGGTGCTCGGCACGCTCACGCCCGTCCTCGTCGTCGTCGTGCTCGCGGCCGTCGTCGCGAACGTCGCGCAGGGCGGCCTGCACGTCTCGACGAAGAAGCTCAAGCCGTCGTTCAAGCAGCTCAACGTCGTCCAGGGTCTCAAGCGGGTCTTCTCCGTGCAGTCCCTGTGGCAGGGCCTCAAGGCTCTCCTCAAGACGGTCGTGGTCGGGCTCGTCCTGTGGCAGGCAGTCGGATCGATCGTCCCGCAGCTCACGGCGGCGGGCGGCCACTCGCTCATGTCGCTCCTCGGGATCGCGGGAGGTGCGGTGCGGGCGCTCGTCGTCGGCGCCGTCGCGGCCGGGCTCGGGCTCGCCGTGCTCGACCTCGTCGTCGTCGTGCGCAAGAACCGCAAGCAGTCGCGCATGTCGAGGCAGGAGATCAAGGAGGAGCACAAGCAGTCGGAAGGCGACCCCCTCCTCAAGGGGCAGATCCGTTCGCGGCAGCTTGCGATGAGCCGCAACCGCATGATCGCGGACGTCGCGGGGGCGGACGTCGTCGTCGTCAACCCGACGCACGTCGCGGTCGCGCTGCGCTACGAGCCCGGCACGGGTGCGCCGCGACTCGTCGCGGCCGGCAAGGGTGCGCTCGCCGCGCGCATCCGTGAGGCGGGGGAGTCGCACCGCGTGCCGCTCGTGCACGACGTGCCTCTCGCACGCGTGATCTACGCGTCGTGCCGCGTCGGCGAGGAGATCCCGACGGAGCTCTTCACGGCCGTCGCGCAGGTGCTCGCGTTCGTCATGGCGCTCAAGCAGCGTGGCGCGGGCCAGGGCCACCACACGATGCCGAAGACCACCGCGGTCCCTGCGATGTCGCGGGCGGACCGCCTGCGGTCGCGGCGCGAGGGGCAGCGTCGTGCCCGTGAGCCGCGAACCTCTCAACCCTCGCCGCCGCCGGCCGATGGGGCTTCCGTCAGCCGCGCCACCGACGATCCCCAGGAGTCCGTGCGATGA